From the Candidatus Obscuribacterales bacterium genome, the window TTTCCACCATTCAGTATTCCCTACAAAATGGCGAACGGTGCAAACGGGAAATCAAGATTAAGTGAATTTTCTGTGTGTATTTCCAGGTTAAGCCCAAAAAATGGATGGATAAATCGACCCAAAGAGCCATCTGGTCTCTAGCAACCCTCCTTAATGCTGCGGAGGGTGATCGCCCATCTTCCTCGGTATCGTTCGAAACTATCCGCAACATTACGGGATAGGTTTCTCTTTCTTTCCTGAGACTACCCACCTTGGGGCACAATTTTAACAAGCATAAATCCGTGAATTTGCTCGGTTCAAGTCATGTTCTGCTAGTTTGGAGACCTGCCATGATGAAAGCAAAAGACATAATGACCCAAGCGGTTGCGACGATCAGTGGTTCAGCTACGGTGGCTGAAGCCGTCGCCTGCCTGAAAGAAAACCAAGTCCGAGCCCTGGTGGTGGAACGTCGTCATCCGGATGACCCCTATGGCATCCTGTCTGAAACAGACATTATTTATAAAGTAGCGGCCTACGGGAAGGATCCCAAGCAGGTGCGGGTGTAT encodes:
- a CDS encoding CBS domain-containing protein, which gives rise to MMKAKDIMTQAVATISGSATVAEAVACLKENQVRALVVERRHPDDPYGILSETDIIYKVAAYGKDPKQVRVYEIMTKPCIVVNPDLGVEYVARLFAQSGVHQAPVVSGGLLGTISIHDILTKSDFVEKPKTY